The Euzebya sp. region TCCTGCGGACGTTGCGGGACGACGGCAGGATCACGCTCACGGACCTCGCCGAGCGCGTCCACGTGTCCCGGACCAACGTGCACGGGCGGATCGCGAAGCTGCACGAGCAGGGCATCATCTCCGGCTACACGGCCCGGATCGACACCGGGCAGGTCGGTCTGCCGGTGGCCGCGCTCGTGCTGATCGGCGTCGACCAGTCCCAGCTCGACGAGCTTCGGGAGCAGCTCGACTCGATGCCCGCCGTCGAGCACTGGGGCCTGACGATGGGCTCCTACGACGGGTTCATCATGGCCCGCGTCGCGAGCGTGGAGGAGCTCCGCGCCCTGCTCGTCGACCAGCTGCGCACGATGCCGGGCATCACCCGGACCGAGTCGGTCCTGATGATCGAGGAGACCGGCCCGCGGCAGGCACTCCCCGAGTAGGTCCGCGCGGGCCTAGATCGCGTCCCGACGGCGGCGCATGGAGGTGACGAC contains the following coding sequences:
- a CDS encoding Lrp/AsnC family transcriptional regulator, with the protein product MDDVDMAILRTLRDDGRITLTDLAERVHVSRTNVHGRIAKLHEQGIISGYTARIDTGQVGLPVAALVLIGVDQSQLDELREQLDSMPAVEHWGLTMGSYDGFIMARVASVEELRALLVDQLRTMPGITRTESVLMIEETGPRQALPE